One window from the genome of Pseudoalteromonas sp. '520P1 No. 423' encodes:
- a CDS encoding 3-oxoacyl-ACP synthase III has protein sequence MKYTRVFINSLAYELAPHVVSSSVLESRLAPLYQKYRIPMGQLAALTGIEERRWWPKGHQLSDGAITAAKKAIAESDISVDDLGAVVYTGVCRDQHEPATACRIAAKLGVSKDTAIYDISNACLGVLSGILDIANRIELGQIKAGLVVSCESARHIVDVTIEDMLSEPTMQNYAQSLATLTGGSGAVAVLITDGSFDLKTDRNHQLLGASHLSAPEHSNLCQWGLKEVGPQLYREFMRTDAVTLLKEGVSLAKDTWSHFLQQRDWMIEQVDKVICHQVGAANQKQVLTALNIPPEKEFPTFKLLGNMGTVSLPVTAAMAHDDGFLKKGDNVSFLGIGSGLNCMMLGLKW, from the coding sequence ATGAAATATACCCGCGTCTTTATTAACAGTTTAGCCTATGAGCTAGCACCACATGTGGTATCAAGCTCTGTACTTGAATCTCGTTTAGCTCCTTTATATCAAAAATATCGTATTCCTATGGGGCAACTTGCTGCATTAACCGGTATAGAAGAACGTCGCTGGTGGCCAAAAGGGCATCAGTTATCAGATGGTGCAATTACAGCTGCAAAAAAAGCAATCGCTGAAAGTGACATATCTGTTGACGATTTAGGCGCAGTTGTTTACACCGGTGTGTGTCGCGACCAACATGAGCCTGCTACAGCATGTCGTATTGCGGCAAAATTAGGTGTCTCTAAAGACACTGCTATTTATGATATTAGCAATGCGTGTTTAGGTGTTTTATCTGGTATTTTAGATATTGCTAATCGCATTGAACTGGGCCAAATTAAAGCTGGTTTAGTTGTATCGTGTGAATCAGCCCGCCACATCGTGGATGTCACAATAGAAGATATGTTGTCAGAGCCTACAATGCAAAATTACGCACAATCATTAGCGACTTTAACCGGTGGTTCAGGTGCAGTGGCTGTGCTTATTACAGATGGTTCATTTGATTTAAAAACAGATCGAAATCATCAGTTATTAGGTGCGAGTCACTTATCAGCGCCAGAGCATAGTAATTTATGTCAATGGGGCTTAAAAGAAGTTGGCCCACAATTATACCGCGAATTTATGCGCACTGATGCCGTTACCTTATTAAAAGAGGGTGTTTCTTTAGCGAAAGATACTTGGTCGCATTTTTTACAGCAACGAGATTGGATGATAGAACAAGTTGATAAAGTGATTTGTCATCAGGTAGGTGCAGCAAACCAAAAACAAGTATTAACCGCTTTAAATATTCCCCCAGAAAAAGAATTTCCGACCTTTAAGCTGCTCGGTAATATGGGAACTGTTTCTTTACCTGTTACTGCTGCAATGGCACACGATGATGGCTTTTTGAAAAAAGGCGATAATGTTAGCTTTTTAGGTATAGGTAGTGGATTAAATTGTATGATGTTAGGTCTGAAATGGTAA
- the recB gene encoding exodeoxyribonuclease V subunit beta, whose translation MQELNPITMPLDGHNLIEASAGTGKTYTITALYLRYLLGLQIEGIKSEPLTLEQILVVTFTEAATSEIKDRVRNRLIVARDALLGEECDDEAVNAIIEPMDEAQRKQAFVLLDAGAKSMDDAAIFTIHGFCQRMLKQHAFESGVAFNLDFVLDQTELLNEALKDFWRGFVYPLNMEKTQAVLDIYPVPESLYKKVYSILAKQSAQIIPQYQLEQLWQLKEQYSSQLIDFKKAFLASSFAADILASGIKKTNIAVKENSLNVLYDFCMSDQTNLAIGSKKQGFELWAQERLSDPKIYKKGAAVFDHALLPLFTKLAELEKQIKQGLPIAIATKAAHWIKQALITKKQDQGIISPDDLLIYLHKALTSQSGEALAKKIAGCYPVAMIDEFQDTDPIQYGIFNTIFSQPSTLKNDSNDTSALTMIGDPKQAIYGFRGADIFTYIGAKNGVDEPRQFTLKKNYRSATSIVDNINTLFSNNANSFIYNKNIPFVEVTAQGKPADKSLIIEDKDFSPFEFSIFKSDEKVTSKANGQKALASAFADKISHLLNLSAQGKARIGDKPIEAADISVLVRDRREAHAIKTALSKRNISSVYLARDSIFSSQLSEHLLNFLTALHGGYDEALYRGVLAGPLFGLNYQQIFELTQNQQAAHINDDADTHSTAKSWQDYLELFALLLETWQNKGAMAMLELLLKTNNLAGLWQALGYPVERWLTDFRHLSELLQQKQLELEGNMRLIRWFNEKVSQHDTDSTQLRLESDATLVKIVTMHASKGLEYPLVYIPFAASYRVASEAVFHDDKNNLIYDLESNEDNLVVAEKERLAEDLRLLYVALTRAVHYCCLGLYNLAEGKSRSKSGIQHTALGYLLFANSKIETADDWHQVLAQFVENNPDMSMNFIELDEDEKGVGVNYANNAEPEINTDTCDQAVKVFNGYIERDWRITSFSGLTYNQSHQSDNHIEDDITPGFEDESHELDWNTIEEEPTLDVFSFPKGAKPGSCLHGIFEEIDFQSPNEHPTDSDKSLSNVVTEQLTKYGIDDDTWHDVTVNWVEQVLECPLEQNESTKGLALGSLTPEQCLIEMEFYLPLGKLTAQGVNKALLAVSEQEYHPISFGKIQGMLKGFIDLIFEHNGRYFILDYKSNHLGENADDYSDENMQQVMASHHYHLQYLLYSVALHRLLKQRLPNYDINTHLGGIYYVFLRGMPSGKGIFYKKITTDIILELDAMFNLNSDKLQFEGHTTC comes from the coding sequence ATGCAAGAATTAAATCCAATAACGATGCCATTAGATGGTCATAACCTGATTGAAGCCAGTGCAGGTACAGGTAAGACTTATACAATAACAGCACTATACCTGCGTTATTTATTAGGTTTACAAATTGAGGGTATTAAATCTGAGCCCCTTACTTTAGAGCAAATCTTAGTTGTAACATTTACTGAAGCGGCAACTTCAGAAATCAAAGATAGGGTACGAAATCGTTTAATTGTCGCTCGTGATGCATTGTTAGGTGAAGAATGTGATGATGAAGCTGTTAATGCCATTATTGAACCTATGGATGAAGCGCAGCGAAAACAAGCGTTTGTATTATTAGATGCAGGTGCAAAGTCTATGGATGATGCTGCAATATTTACGATTCATGGTTTTTGTCAGCGTATGTTAAAGCAACATGCTTTTGAATCTGGTGTGGCATTTAATTTAGACTTTGTATTAGATCAAACTGAGCTATTAAATGAAGCATTAAAAGACTTTTGGCGCGGTTTTGTATATCCACTTAATATGGAAAAAACTCAAGCTGTGCTAGATATTTATCCCGTACCAGAATCGCTTTATAAAAAAGTGTATAGCATTTTAGCTAAGCAATCAGCACAAATCATTCCGCAATATCAGCTTGAGCAGTTATGGCAATTAAAAGAGCAATACAGCAGCCAATTAATAGACTTTAAAAAGGCATTTTTAGCCAGTAGTTTTGCCGCAGATATTCTTGCTTCTGGTATAAAAAAAACCAATATAGCGGTTAAAGAAAATAGTTTAAATGTTTTATATGACTTTTGTATGTCCGATCAAACAAATCTCGCAATAGGCAGTAAAAAACAAGGTTTTGAACTTTGGGCACAAGAACGATTGTCAGATCCTAAAATTTATAAAAAAGGAGCAGCAGTTTTTGACCATGCATTATTGCCTTTATTTACAAAGCTCGCTGAGCTAGAAAAACAAATTAAGCAGGGCTTACCAATTGCAATCGCGACTAAGGCGGCTCATTGGATAAAACAGGCACTTATAACCAAAAAACAAGACCAAGGCATAATAAGTCCAGATGATTTACTCATTTATTTACATAAAGCACTGACTTCACAATCAGGTGAGGCGTTAGCTAAAAAAATCGCAGGCTGTTATCCCGTCGCTATGATAGATGAGTTTCAAGATACCGATCCAATCCAATACGGTATTTTTAATACGATATTTTCTCAGCCAAGTACCTTAAAAAATGATAGTAACGATACTTCGGCATTAACTATGATAGGCGATCCGAAACAAGCGATTTATGGCTTTAGAGGCGCTGATATATTTACTTATATTGGTGCTAAAAATGGGGTTGATGAGCCTCGACAATTTACCCTTAAAAAGAATTATCGTTCAGCGACTTCCATTGTAGATAATATTAATACTCTCTTTAGTAATAATGCCAATAGCTTTATTTATAATAAAAATATTCCATTTGTTGAAGTGACTGCACAGGGTAAACCAGCAGATAAATCCTTGATCATCGAAGATAAAGATTTTAGCCCATTTGAATTTAGCATTTTCAAATCCGATGAAAAAGTAACAAGCAAAGCCAATGGTCAAAAAGCATTGGCGAGTGCTTTTGCAGATAAAATATCTCATCTTTTAAATTTATCGGCACAAGGCAAAGCGCGCATTGGCGATAAACCTATTGAAGCTGCTGATATCAGTGTTTTAGTGAGAGACCGCAGAGAAGCGCATGCCATTAAAACGGCACTTTCAAAGCGTAATATCTCTAGTGTTTATTTAGCAAGAGACAGTATCTTTAGCTCACAACTGAGTGAACATTTGTTGAATTTTTTAACTGCGCTACATGGTGGATATGATGAAGCCTTATATCGTGGAGTATTAGCAGGTCCACTGTTTGGTCTTAACTATCAGCAAATTTTTGAGTTAACACAAAACCAACAAGCAGCTCACATTAATGATGATGCAGATACACATAGTACAGCTAAGAGCTGGCAAGATTATTTAGAGCTATTTGCATTATTGCTAGAAACTTGGCAAAACAAAGGTGCTATGGCCATGTTGGAGTTATTACTTAAAACGAATAACTTAGCGGGTTTATGGCAAGCTCTAGGCTATCCTGTGGAGCGTTGGTTAACCGACTTTAGGCATTTATCAGAACTATTGCAGCAAAAGCAGCTGGAGCTTGAGGGCAACATGCGTCTGATCCGTTGGTTTAACGAAAAAGTGAGCCAACATGATACTGACAGCACACAGCTGAGATTAGAAAGTGATGCCACATTAGTTAAAATTGTCACTATGCATGCATCCAAAGGTTTAGAATATCCGCTAGTGTATATTCCATTTGCAGCTAGTTATCGCGTAGCGAGTGAAGCGGTATTTCACGATGATAAAAATAATCTGATTTATGATTTAGAATCAAATGAAGACAACTTAGTTGTCGCAGAAAAAGAGCGCTTAGCAGAAGACTTACGTTTATTGTATGTTGCATTAACGCGTGCGGTTCATTACTGCTGTTTAGGTTTATATAACTTAGCTGAAGGTAAAAGCCGTTCAAAATCTGGCATTCAACATACTGCATTAGGCTATTTATTATTTGCTAATAGCAAAATAGAAACTGCGGATGATTGGCATCAAGTACTTGCGCAATTTGTTGAAAATAACCCTGATATGTCGATGAACTTTATAGAACTTGATGAAGATGAAAAAGGGGTCGGAGTTAATTATGCGAATAATGCTGAGCCTGAAATTAACACAGACACTTGCGATCAAGCTGTAAAAGTCTTTAACGGCTACATAGAGCGCGATTGGCGCATTACCAGTTTTAGTGGTTTAACTTACAATCAATCTCATCAAAGCGATAATCATATAGAAGATGATATTACCCCTGGTTTTGAAGATGAAAGCCATGAACTAGATTGGAATACCATTGAAGAAGAACCCACGCTTGATGTATTTAGTTTTCCAAAAGGCGCAAAACCAGGTAGCTGTTTACATGGCATTTTTGAAGAAATAGATTTTCAATCACCAAATGAGCACCCAACAGATAGCGATAAAAGCCTTTCAAATGTGGTTACTGAACAATTAACCAAATATGGCATTGATGATGATACTTGGCATGATGTGACTGTTAATTGGGTAGAGCAGGTGCTTGAATGTCCACTGGAACAAAATGAATCGACAAAAGGGCTTGCTTTAGGCTCATTAACGCCTGAGCAATGTTTAATTGAAATGGAGTTTTATTTACCTTTAGGTAAGTTAACAGCGCAAGGCGTAAATAAAGCATTGTTAGCGGTAAGTGAGCAAGAATATCACCCAATAAGCTTTGGTAAAATTCAGGGCATGTTAAAAGGTTTTATAGATTTAATATTTGAACATAATGGTCGGTATTTCATTTTAGATTATAAATCAAATCATTTAGGTGAAAACGCAGATGATTACAGTGATGAAAATATGCAACAAGTGATGGCATCCCATCATTATCATTTGCAGTATTTATTATATAGCGTGGCGTTACACAGGTTGTTAAAGCAAAGGTTGCCTAATTACGATATTAATACACATTTAGGCGGTATCTATTATGTATTTTTACGTGGCATGCCATCAGGAAAGGGCATTTTCTATAAAAAAATTACAACAGATATCATTTTAGAATTAGATGCCATGTTTAATTTAAATAGCGATAAATTACAGTTTGAAGGTCATACAACATGCTAA
- a CDS encoding alpha/beta fold hydrolase, whose product MESLSPFKTNYLDRNGQKYHYVNQGQGEPVVMVHGNPSWSFYYRNLVSSLSASHQCIVPDHIGCGLSDKPGDKDYDYTLKQRIDDLEALLEHLDVNANITLVVHDWGGMIGMGYAARYPERIKKLVILNTGAFHLPKAKPFPWALWICRNTLLGTALVRGMNAFSSIASYVGVKRQPMAKEIREAYVAPFNSWKNRISTLRFVQDIPLKPGDRNYDLVSQITKSLNNFKALPSMICWGSQDFVFDKHFLAQWKQELPNAKVHEFTDCGHYILEDASSEVVPLVTNFINEK is encoded by the coding sequence ATGGAATCACTTTCACCTTTTAAAACAAATTATTTGGATCGTAATGGCCAAAAGTACCATTATGTAAATCAAGGTCAGGGCGAGCCAGTAGTTATGGTTCATGGTAATCCAAGTTGGTCTTTTTATTATCGTAATTTAGTATCATCGTTAAGCGCAAGCCATCAATGTATCGTACCTGATCATATTGGTTGTGGTTTATCTGACAAACCAGGTGATAAGGATTATGATTACACCCTAAAACAACGTATCGATGATTTAGAAGCGCTACTTGAACATTTAGATGTTAATGCCAATATCACCTTAGTTGTACATGATTGGGGTGGCATGATAGGCATGGGTTATGCGGCGCGATATCCTGAACGAATTAAAAAATTAGTGATCTTAAATACAGGTGCATTTCATCTACCTAAAGCTAAACCTTTCCCATGGGCATTGTGGATCTGTCGAAATACCTTATTAGGTACTGCGCTTGTACGTGGTATGAATGCGTTTTCATCTATCGCATCATATGTTGGTGTAAAACGTCAGCCTATGGCAAAAGAAATAAGAGAGGCCTATGTTGCGCCTTTTAATTCTTGGAAAAACCGCATTTCAACTTTAAGGTTTGTACAAGACATTCCTTTAAAACCAGGTGATAGAAATTACGATTTAGTGTCTCAAATAACAAAGAGCCTAAATAACTTTAAAGCGTTACCAAGTATGATTTGTTGGGGCTCACAAGACTTTGTTTTTGATAAACACTTCTTAGCACAATGGAAGCAAGAACTTCCTAATGCAAAAGTACATGAGTTTACAGACTGTGGTCATTATATTCTAGAGGATGCCAGTAGCGAAGTCGTGCCGCTAGTGACAAACTTTATAAACGAAAAATAA
- the oleC gene encoding olefin beta-lactone synthetase produces the protein MNMFKEPDLNKANLCRHLKSAAIQTPSNLAVAVQKSHLSKLTYDEIDFKTLNEKSDAIAHALNGYGIKQGMKAVLMVTPSIDFFALTFALFKAGIIPILVDPGMGVKNLKQCFIESKPDAFIGIPKAHIARKLFSWGKSTVKHVVTVGGNELISGLTGQMTLSRLLKKYPANEVYPMVTLADDDMSAILFTSGSTGVPKGVVYSHKMFEAQITALKNDYKIKPGERDLATFPLFSLFGPALGMASIVPDMDASKPISANPKYIFSAIEKYQCSNLFANPALIEVLGQAGEQNNHKLTSLKRVISAGAPATLASIKTFSKMLNHNVEVLNSYGATESLPLTKIGSEALLKTTKITDNGGGICVGKPVEGVVVDIIKITEDNIEDWGTVVNTDLLLQANQIGEIVVKGPMVSSAYYERECATKSAKIQDDKSVRHRMGDLGYLDNQGLLWMCGRKAHRVETDAEVLFSIPCERIFNTHKAVKRTALVGVSNNSVIKPVLCIELNKGYKISKSVLFDELKEIGAKFDQTQNISNFLIHPDFPVDIRHNAKIFREKLAVWAQNKKN, from the coding sequence ATGAATATGTTTAAAGAGCCAGATTTAAACAAAGCAAACCTTTGTCGGCACTTAAAAAGTGCCGCAATTCAAACACCTTCAAATCTAGCTGTTGCTGTTCAAAAAAGTCATTTATCAAAGCTAACCTATGATGAGATAGACTTTAAAACCTTAAATGAAAAAAGTGACGCTATTGCACATGCTTTAAATGGTTATGGCATAAAACAAGGCATGAAAGCCGTTTTGATGGTCACGCCTAGCATAGATTTTTTTGCACTTACTTTTGCATTATTTAAAGCGGGAATTATTCCGATACTGGTAGATCCAGGCATGGGCGTAAAAAACCTTAAACAATGTTTTATTGAATCAAAACCTGATGCATTTATTGGCATTCCAAAAGCACATATTGCCCGGAAATTATTCTCTTGGGGTAAAAGTACGGTCAAACATGTTGTAACCGTAGGTGGTAATGAGCTGATATCTGGGCTGACAGGCCAAATGACATTAAGTCGCTTACTTAAAAAATATCCAGCTAATGAAGTTTACCCAATGGTGACTTTGGCAGATGATGATATGTCAGCTATTTTATTTACTAGCGGCAGTACAGGAGTGCCAAAAGGTGTGGTTTATAGTCATAAAATGTTTGAAGCTCAGATCACCGCGCTTAAAAATGATTATAAAATTAAACCGGGTGAGCGAGATTTAGCAACTTTTCCATTATTTTCATTGTTTGGTCCTGCTTTAGGCATGGCATCAATTGTGCCAGACATGGATGCAAGTAAACCTATTAGCGCAAATCCAAAATATATATTTTCTGCGATTGAAAAATATCAATGTAGTAATTTATTTGCCAATCCCGCATTGATTGAAGTATTAGGTCAGGCTGGCGAGCAAAATAATCATAAATTAACAAGCCTAAAACGGGTTATATCAGCGGGTGCACCTGCAACTTTAGCGTCAATTAAAACGTTTAGTAAAATGCTTAATCACAATGTTGAAGTGCTTAATTCCTATGGCGCGACAGAATCTTTGCCCTTAACTAAAATTGGCAGTGAAGCTTTACTCAAAACTACAAAGATTACCGACAATGGCGGTGGTATTTGTGTTGGAAAACCCGTAGAAGGTGTTGTCGTAGACATTATTAAAATTACAGAAGACAATATTGAAGATTGGGGCACAGTTGTTAATACTGATTTATTACTACAAGCAAATCAGATAGGTGAAATTGTTGTAAAAGGCCCTATGGTAAGTTCGGCATATTATGAGCGAGAGTGCGCAACTAAATCAGCTAAAATTCAAGATGACAAAAGTGTTCGCCACAGAATGGGTGATTTAGGCTATTTAGATAATCAAGGTTTACTTTGGATGTGTGGTCGTAAAGCGCATAGAGTCGAAACAGATGCAGAAGTTTTATTTTCTATACCGTGCGAGCGAATATTTAATACTCACAAAGCCGTAAAACGCACAGCCTTAGTTGGAGTTTCGAATAATAGCGTCATAAAACCTGTTTTATGTATAGAGCTGAACAAAGGATATAAAATATCTAAAAGCGTTTTATTTGATGAGCTAAAAGAAATAGGTGCTAAATTTGACCAAACCCAGAATATATCTAACTTTTTAATACATCCAGATTTCCCTGTAGATATTCGCCATAACGCTAAAATATTCAGAGAAAAACTGGCTGTATGGGCACAAAATAAAAAGAACTAA
- a CDS encoding ankyrin repeat domain-containing protein has protein sequence MINQFRFKKALFKICLFLSIISICACGPKPWDEPPLHNAAKIGDLKQVKVLIKQGIDVNSKNKQGATPLHWAAFKGHVDVAKVLIKHGAKVNVVTNKDSTPLRLATTHKQTKMIKYLKSKGAR, from the coding sequence GTGATAAATCAATTTAGATTTAAAAAAGCACTATTTAAAATATGCTTGTTTTTATCGATAATTTCTATTTGTGCTTGCGGTCCAAAACCTTGGGATGAGCCGCCATTACATAATGCTGCTAAAATTGGTGATTTAAAACAAGTTAAAGTACTCATAAAGCAAGGCATAGATGTAAATAGTAAAAATAAACAAGGTGCAACGCCATTACATTGGGCTGCGTTTAAAGGTCATGTTGATGTCGCAAAAGTGCTTATCAAACATGGTGCTAAAGTTAACGTAGTCACAAATAAAGATTCAACGCCATTAAGGTTAGCCACAACACATAAACAAACAAAAATGATTAAATATTTGAAATCAAAAGGTGCACGATAA
- the recD gene encoding exodeoxyribonuclease V subunit alpha: MLKRLIENEKISQLDIELAKLLTNEQVNLDEDSQVSEMFYLILLLSIANSRQHTCLDLNTVNWTNPFGLKNRLISDEQQPLSAIESESLTPFNDLNTLALTIQNHMSVGDNKPLRLIGDKLYFARYDEYETILANRLLALTEKKINLDNDKLQTLLDTFFPSQNAKVDWQKVACSVALQSAFCIITGGPGTGKTTTVTKLLAVLQSLYQSAPLTIKLVAPTGKAAARLTESISGAKNKITDISDELKALIPEKAQTIHRLLGVIPQSNKFRHHKDNLLHLDLLIVDEASMVDLALMVKLIEALPKHARLILLGDKDQLTSVDTGNILSDLCQDLTLGVTPNYSQSRLLSLGLGDQQPNSQGRFALTDSLAFLQKSHRFNENSGVGQLAKAVNENNPNLLAQIDYQKNQGLFDDITFYEPQYRQAMINRAADAYSEYLTLIKNGASVGQVHHAFAQYQLLAAVRKGPYGVNELNNKIEQTLSKRCLINITMSQSRHYVGLPIMISQNDYQLGLFNGDIGILMLDDKHVLKAMFISDDGQIRDFFPARLPAHEKVYVMTIHKSQGSEFAHTALVLPPLQDASAGINRQLVYTGITRAKNKLDMIVQRPMLLDAMKKTVSRSSGLYQRLV, encoded by the coding sequence ATGCTAAAACGATTAATAGAGAACGAAAAAATATCTCAATTAGATATTGAATTAGCAAAACTGCTGACAAACGAACAAGTAAATTTAGATGAAGATAGTCAAGTAAGTGAAATGTTTTACCTTATATTATTGCTAAGCATAGCCAATAGTAGACAACATACTTGTTTAGATTTAAATACAGTTAATTGGACAAATCCATTTGGCTTAAAGAACAGGCTTATATCTGATGAACAACAGCCGTTATCTGCTATTGAAAGTGAATCGCTCACACCTTTTAATGATCTCAATACTTTGGCATTAACTATTCAAAACCATATGAGTGTTGGCGATAATAAACCTTTAAGATTAATTGGCGATAAACTTTATTTTGCTCGTTATGATGAATACGAAACAATATTAGCTAATAGATTGTTAGCCTTGACAGAAAAAAAAATTAATCTTGATAACGATAAACTTCAAACTTTATTAGATACATTTTTCCCATCACAAAATGCAAAAGTTGATTGGCAAAAAGTAGCCTGTTCAGTGGCTTTGCAAAGTGCCTTTTGTATTATTACCGGTGGACCCGGTACTGGTAAAACAACAACGGTCACAAAATTATTAGCTGTATTACAATCTTTATATCAAAGTGCACCATTAACAATTAAGTTAGTTGCACCAACAGGCAAAGCCGCCGCGCGGTTAACTGAATCAATTTCAGGTGCAAAAAACAAAATTACGGATATATCCGATGAATTAAAAGCGCTGATCCCAGAAAAAGCACAAACAATACATAGATTATTAGGTGTGATCCCACAATCTAATAAGTTTAGACATCATAAAGATAATTTATTACACCTTGATTTATTAATTGTTGATGAAGCATCAATGGTCGATTTAGCATTAATGGTTAAATTGATAGAGGCACTGCCGAAACACGCAAGACTGATATTATTGGGAGATAAAGACCAATTAACATCTGTTGATACGGGCAATATTTTATCTGATTTATGCCAAGATTTAACTTTAGGGGTGACACCTAATTATTCACAAAGCAGATTGTTATCTTTGGGCTTAGGCGATCAACAGCCAAATAGCCAAGGGCGTTTTGCTTTAACCGATAGCTTAGCTTTCTTGCAAAAAAGTCACAGGTTTAATGAAAACAGTGGTGTGGGGCAATTAGCTAAAGCAGTTAACGAAAACAATCCTAATTTGTTAGCACAAATAGATTATCAAAAAAACCAAGGCTTATTTGACGATATCACTTTTTATGAGCCGCAATATAGACAAGCGATGATCAACCGAGCCGCTGACGCTTATAGTGAATATTTAACTTTGATAAAAAATGGGGCATCTGTGGGGCAGGTGCATCATGCTTTTGCCCAATATCAATTATTAGCAGCGGTTAGAAAAGGCCCATACGGTGTTAATGAACTCAATAACAAAATAGAACAAACCTTATCAAAAAGATGTTTGATCAATATCACTATGAGTCAAAGTCGTCACTATGTTGGTTTACCTATTATGATCAGCCAAAATGATTATCAACTTGGCTTATTCAACGGTGATATAGGTATTTTGATGTTAGATGATAAACACGTGTTAAAAGCCATGTTTATCAGCGATGATGGTCAAATCCGTGATTTTTTCCCTGCAAGATTACCTGCGCATGAAAAAGTATATGTGATGACCATACATAAATCTCAAGGCTCTGAGTTTGCTCATACTGCTTTAGTCCTACCACCATTACAAGATGCCAGTGCAGGGATAAATAGGCAGCTAGTCTATACAGGCATTACGCGTGCAAAAAACAAGTTAGATATGATAGTACAACGTCCTATGCTACTTGATGCAATGAAAAAGACAGTATCTCGTAGTTCCGGTTTATATCAAAGATTGGTATAA